From Verrucomicrobia bacterium S94, the proteins below share one genomic window:
- a CDS encoding glycoside hydrolase family 127 protein, protein MLTMSIPAVTDNANSPFVKFKSIGIGECRWTEGFWADKFKQCEETMVPYMGAVLKGDVGHAYNNFKIAAGLMAGEHQGFYWHDGDFFKWMEACVHIYAVNRDEKLMDELDEILKLIAEVQEGDGYLHTYIQINNIGHFSNRKYHEMYNCGHLYTAACIHYRVTGKTNFLDIAVKNADLLYSLFQPQPPELGRFGFNQSQIMGLAELYRTTRDTRYLELAEIFINNRGKYPVVHDSTTEGYPIGDMVQETVAIREETEAAGHAVLALYYYAGAADVAAETGEQALLDALDRLWNSVVNRKMYATGAVGQTHFGSSPRRQLIEEGFIDDYKMPNTTSYNETCANIANAMFSYRMLGIKGESKYADIMELVLHNSALVGIGHSGKDYFYANPLRFVHGQREYDDDPEVTESPHREPYLECFCCPPNLVRTIAKVSGWAYSLAPNGISVNLYGANELSTCLQDGSALKLRQQTDYPWDGAVTITMEECKADAFDLYLRIPEWAEDATVLVNGVASGAVVQAGEFAVLSREWKAGDTVELNLPMDAVFIEGHPYIEEVRNEVAVKRGPLLYCIESPDLPKEVSILDVYLQGDAELKVEDQPDLLGGVKTIRTDVLLRNDTDKSRMYHRVSKPDFTPFKAQLIPYYAWSNRGTAEMTVFMPVIWH, encoded by the coding sequence ATGTTAACCATGAGTATTCCTGCAGTGACCGATAATGCGAACAGTCCGTTTGTGAAGTTTAAGTCGATCGGCATCGGTGAGTGCCGCTGGACGGAAGGCTTCTGGGCTGATAAATTCAAACAGTGCGAAGAGACGATGGTTCCGTATATGGGCGCGGTGCTGAAAGGCGACGTCGGTCATGCGTACAACAACTTTAAAATCGCTGCCGGCCTGATGGCCGGGGAACATCAGGGGTTCTACTGGCATGACGGAGACTTCTTTAAATGGATGGAGGCCTGCGTTCATATTTATGCCGTTAACAGAGACGAAAAGCTGATGGATGAACTGGATGAAATCCTGAAGCTGATAGCGGAGGTGCAGGAAGGCGATGGATACCTGCATACCTATATTCAGATAAATAACATCGGTCATTTTTCAAACCGGAAATATCATGAAATGTATAACTGCGGGCACCTTTATACCGCCGCCTGCATTCATTATCGCGTTACGGGGAAAACCAATTTTCTGGACATTGCGGTTAAAAATGCGGACCTGCTCTATAGTCTTTTCCAGCCTCAGCCGCCGGAGTTGGGACGCTTCGGATTCAATCAGTCGCAGATTATGGGGCTGGCCGAGCTGTACCGTACCACCAGAGATACGCGCTACCTAGAGCTGGCCGAAATCTTCATCAACAACCGGGGGAAATATCCGGTGGTGCATGATTCGACGACGGAGGGCTATCCGATCGGCGATATGGTGCAGGAGACGGTTGCTATACGCGAAGAAACCGAGGCCGCTGGACATGCCGTATTGGCGCTTTACTACTATGCCGGAGCTGCCGATGTTGCGGCTGAGACCGGAGAGCAGGCGCTGTTGGATGCCCTTGACCGGTTGTGGAACAGCGTGGTGAACCGGAAGATGTATGCCACCGGCGCCGTCGGACAGACCCATTTCGGTTCTTCGCCGCGCCGGCAGCTCATTGAAGAAGGGTTTATTGATGACTACAAAATGCCGAATACAACGTCGTATAATGAAACCTGTGCGAATATTGCGAATGCCATGTTCAGTTATCGCATGCTTGGTATTAAAGGGGAGTCAAAGTATGCAGACATCATGGAACTGGTGCTGCACAATAGTGCGCTGGTAGGAATCGGGCATAGTGGGAAAGATTATTTCTATGCCAATCCGCTGCGTTTTGTTCATGGTCAGCGCGAATACGACGATGATCCCGAAGTGACGGAATCGCCGCACCGTGAGCCCTATCTTGAATGCTTCTGCTGTCCGCCGAATCTGGTGCGCACGATTGCGAAGGTTTCCGGCTGGGCGTACAGTCTGGCACCGAACGGGATATCGGTGAATCTTTACGGCGCGAATGAACTTTCGACCTGTCTGCAGGACGGTTCCGCCCTTAAGCTGCGCCAGCAGACGGACTATCCGTGGGATGGTGCCGTGACGATTACGATGGAGGAGTGTAAAGCCGATGCATTTGATCTCTATCTGCGTATTCCGGAATGGGCGGAGGACGCAACTGTTCTGGTGAATGGCGTAGCATCCGGAGCGGTTGTACAGGCCGGTGAGTTTGCCGTGCTGAGCCGTGAATGGAAAGCAGGCGATACGGTTGAGCTGAACCTCCCGATGGATGCCGTGTTTATTGAAGGGCATCCCTATATCGAGGAAGTGCGCAATGAAGTGGCTGTAAAACGCGGGCCGCTGCTCTATTGCATTGAATCTCCGGATCTTCCGAAAGAGGTGTCGATTCTTGACGTCTACCTGCAGGGGGATGCCGAGCTCAAGGTGGAAGATCAGCCGGATCTGCTCGGCGGCGTGAAGACTATCCGCACCGATGTGCTGTTGCGTAATGATACGGATAAAAGCCGGATGTATCACCGGGTATCCAAACCGGATTTCACTCCATTTAAAGCTCAGCTGATTCCGTATTATGCCTGGAGTAATCGCGGTACTGCGGAAATGACTGTGTTCATGCCGGTGATCTGGCATTGA